One part of the Candidatus Neomarinimicrobiota bacterium genome encodes these proteins:
- the kbl gene encoding glycine C-acetyltransferase, which translates to MGNSKQIYTDILRQIEHEGLFKTERTITTPQGVSIQTIEGKKVLNFCANNYLGLSDHPDVKASAAVALEKYGFGMSSVRFICGTQEIHKDLERKISEFFRTDDTILYTSCFDANGGLFETLLGPEDAVISDALNHASIIDGIRLCKAQRFRYANSDMEDLESKLKEADGSRIKMIATDGVFSMDGFIAKLDEITALAEKYNAMVMVDDSHATGFIGKTGRGSAEHRDVMNKIDIFTSTLGKALGGASGGFTTGRQEIIDLLRQRSRPYLFSNTVAPAIVAASIKVFEMLSSTTKLRDKLEENTLYFREKMSDAGFDIKPGTHPIVPVMLYDAVLSQKMAATLLEEGIYVIGFFFPVVPKGEARIRIQISAAMEKKHLDKAVAAFIKVGRKLKVVE; encoded by the coding sequence ATGGGTAATTCAAAACAGATTTACACCGATATCCTCAGACAAATCGAACATGAGGGATTATTTAAAACCGAGCGCACAATCACCACGCCACAGGGCGTGTCTATACAAACAATAGAAGGAAAAAAAGTTCTCAATTTTTGCGCTAACAATTATCTCGGACTTTCCGATCACCCGGACGTAAAAGCTTCCGCCGCGGTAGCGCTAGAAAAATACGGATTTGGAATGTCGTCCGTTCGTTTCATTTGCGGAACTCAGGAAATTCATAAAGATCTCGAACGAAAGATTTCTGAATTTTTCAGAACTGATGATACGATTCTTTATACCTCATGCTTTGATGCAAACGGCGGATTATTCGAAACGCTTCTCGGGCCGGAAGATGCAGTTATTTCTGACGCGTTAAACCATGCCTCGATCATTGATGGAATACGGCTTTGCAAAGCCCAACGGTTTCGGTATGCCAACAGCGATATGGAAGATTTGGAATCCAAACTCAAAGAAGCTGACGGATCACGCATTAAAATGATTGCCACAGACGGCGTTTTTTCAATGGATGGCTTTATCGCCAAGTTAGATGAAATTACGGCACTCGCTGAAAAGTATAATGCTATGGTCATGGTAGATGATTCGCACGCAACAGGATTTATCGGAAAAACAGGTCGCGGATCTGCAGAGCATCGCGATGTTATGAATAAAATTGATATTTTTACATCCACGCTTGGGAAAGCACTGGGCGGCGCTTCTGGCGGATTTACTACCGGTCGCCAGGAAATTATTGATTTACTTCGTCAGCGCTCGCGACCATATTTATTTTCAAACACTGTCGCACCGGCAATTGTTGCTGCCAGTATAAAGGTATTTGAAATGCTTTCATCAACAACAAAATTGCGAGACAAACTGGAAGAAAATACGCTTTACTTCAGAGAAAAAATGTCCGATGCCGGTTTCGATATTAAACCGGGAACACATCCTATCGTACCGGTTATGCTTTACGATGCAGTCCTTTCTCAAAAAATGGCGGCTACGCTTTTAGAAGAAGGCATTTATGTAATCGGGTTTTTCTTTCCCGTAGTTCCAAAAGGTGAAGCACGGATTCGCATACAAATTTCCGCCGCAATGGAAAAGAAACACCTCGACAAAGCGGTGGCGGCTTTTATTAAAGTTGGGCGAAAGTTGAAGGTTGTTGAGTAA
- the tdh gene encoding L-threonine 3-dehydrogenase: MKAIVKQNTGPGLELTDVPEPELGTNDVLIKIHKTAICGTDLHIYQWDNWAQNAISPPLIIGHEFVGEVADFGPGVTHYKKGDIVSGEGHITCGTCRNCLAGQRHLCHKTIGIGIHRAGAFAEFMVMPEGNVWPVHKDIEPEIASIFDPLGNAVHCALSFTMVAEDVLITGAGPIGCMAAAICKKIGARNVVVTDVNETRLNLAKSMGADKVINVKNETIEDSFPDLKIANGFDVGLEMSGNQNALQDMIRTMYHGGKIAVLGIFPEDTTVNWDDIIFKGLIIKGIYGREMFETWYKMAQLLRGGLDVSPVITHRFPAVDFEDAFKTIEDGDCGKVILEW; the protein is encoded by the coding sequence ATGAAAGCTATTGTAAAACAAAATACCGGCCCGGGATTGGAACTTACCGATGTTCCCGAGCCAGAGCTTGGAACCAATGACGTTCTGATTAAGATCCATAAGACAGCGATCTGTGGAACAGATTTACATATTTATCAATGGGACAATTGGGCTCAAAACGCCATCAGTCCGCCCTTAATTATAGGGCATGAATTCGTCGGTGAAGTAGCTGATTTTGGTCCGGGCGTTACCCATTACAAAAAAGGTGATATTGTTTCCGGTGAAGGACACATCACCTGTGGTACCTGCCGAAATTGCCTTGCCGGACAGCGCCATCTTTGTCATAAAACAATTGGGATTGGAATCCACAGAGCCGGTGCCTTTGCGGAATTCATGGTTATGCCGGAAGGAAATGTTTGGCCGGTTCATAAAGATATTGAACCGGAAATCGCTTCCATTTTTGATCCACTTGGAAATGCTGTGCACTGTGCTCTGTCATTTACGATGGTTGCGGAAGATGTACTCATTACAGGTGCCGGACCGATTGGTTGCATGGCAGCCGCAATCTGCAAAAAAATTGGTGCACGAAATGTAGTCGTTACGGATGTAAATGAAACTCGCTTGAATCTGGCAAAATCAATGGGCGCAGATAAAGTCATTAATGTAAAGAATGAGACTATCGAAGATTCTTTCCCTGATTTGAAAATTGCCAATGGATTTGACGTCGGCCTGGAAATGTCCGGGAATCAGAACGCTTTACAAGATATGATCCGCACGATGTACCATGGCGGCAAAATTGCAGTGTTGGGAATTTTCCCGGAAGATACAACCGTCAACTGGGATGATATTATTTTCAAAGGCTTGATTATTAAAGGGATCTACGGCCGTGAAATGTTTGAAACATGGTATAAAATGGCGCAATTACTTCGCGGGGGATTGGATGTTTCACCAGTTATTACACATAGATTTCCGGCAGTAGATTTTGAAGACGCATTCAAAACAATTGAAGATGGCGATTGCGGAAAGGTCATCCTGGAATGGTAA
- a CDS encoding ParA family protein, whose amino-acid sequence MGQIIAFTNQKGGVGKTTSAVNLAVSLAVSEVKTLLIDMDPQANATTGLSEMTTPSAYTIYDALIRGQNIEDAISETQLENFHVVSSTHDLVGAEVELVSVIAREYQLEKILKKIRKAYDFILIDCPPSLGLLTINTLTAADSLIIPIQCEYYALEGLGQLLNTVRLVQQHLNTDLEIEGVLLTMYDKRLNLSKQVADEVREYFGDKLFKTTIHRNVRLGEAPSFGKPALLYDANSVGAQDYIQLAEEMLERGN is encoded by the coding sequence ATGGGACAAATCATAGCATTCACAAATCAAAAAGGAGGTGTGGGCAAAACCACCTCTGCCGTAAATCTTGCGGTTAGCCTTGCCGTGTCGGAAGTTAAAACTCTTCTCATTGATATGGATCCGCAAGCGAATGCAACTACCGGACTTTCCGAAATGACTACTCCGTCGGCATATACCATTTACGATGCGCTGATTCGCGGGCAGAATATTGAAGATGCAATATCAGAAACACAGTTAGAAAATTTCCATGTGGTAAGCTCTACTCATGATTTAGTGGGAGCGGAGGTAGAACTTGTAAGTGTCATCGCTAGGGAATATCAGCTGGAAAAAATCTTGAAAAAAATTCGCAAAGCATACGATTTTATTTTGATCGATTGTCCGCCTTCACTTGGGTTGCTCACCATTAATACACTGACGGCGGCAGATTCGCTGATTATTCCCATTCAATGCGAATATTATGCGCTTGAAGGGCTTGGGCAATTATTGAATACAGTGCGGTTGGTGCAACAGCATCTTAATACCGACCTTGAAATTGAAGGCGTTCTTTTAACCATGTATGATAAACGGTTAAATTTGAGCAAACAGGTAGCAGATGAAGTCCGAGAATATTTTGGAGATAAATTGTTCAAGACAACGATTCATCGTAACGTCCGTCTTGGTGAAGCGCCGAGTTTTGGAAAACCAGCTTTGCTTTATGATGCAAATTCGGTCGGCGCTCAAGATTACATTCAACTTGCAGAGGAGATGTTAGAACGTGGCAACTAA
- a CDS encoding ParB/RepB/Spo0J family partition protein gives MATKRLGRGLEALIRPKEDAQLAAPGTNRIPIKDIALNPHQPRKTFDADSLEELTASIKEKGVITPVTVREDDGKWILVAGERRLRASKKAGLQTIPAYVIEVTSEAEMMEVALIENIQRENLNSIEEAEAYAVLQSQFGLSQENIAKAVGKKRVTITNSLRLLKLPTEIRKSLQAGDISAGHGRAILSKKTPAEMGSLWKRIIKEELSVRAAETLSKDKAPPKKSKKSKQNIEPSVKQLEDELVTILGTKVKLKHKGNQGGTIVVDYYSNSDLERILDLFRSID, from the coding sequence GTGGCAACTAAACGACTGGGACGCGGTCTCGAAGCACTCATTCGTCCAAAGGAAGATGCCCAACTTGCAGCGCCGGGTACCAATCGGATTCCGATCAAAGATATCGCGCTTAATCCCCATCAGCCCAGAAAAACATTTGATGCCGACAGCCTTGAAGAACTCACCGCATCCATAAAAGAAAAGGGAGTGATTACTCCGGTAACGGTTCGAGAAGATGATGGCAAATGGATTCTTGTTGCAGGCGAACGCAGATTAAGGGCTTCTAAAAAAGCAGGATTACAAACGATTCCCGCCTACGTGATCGAAGTGACATCAGAAGCAGAAATGATGGAAGTTGCCCTCATCGAAAACATTCAGCGCGAAAATTTGAATTCCATTGAAGAAGCAGAAGCCTACGCCGTTCTCCAAAGTCAATTTGGGCTTTCTCAGGAAAACATTGCAAAGGCGGTTGGAAAAAAACGAGTTACAATAACAAACTCACTTCGCTTATTGAAGTTGCCCACCGAAATCCGAAAAAGCCTGCAAGCCGGAGACATTTCTGCAGGACACGGACGTGCTATTTTATCTAAAAAAACTCCTGCAGAAATGGGTAGTCTTTGGAAACGAATTATCAAAGAAGAATTAAGCGTTCGAGCTGCCGAAACACTTTCCAAAGATAAGGCGCCACCAAAAAAATCGAAAAAATCAAAGCAAAATATCGAACCTTCTGTGAAGCAATTGGAGGATGAACTCGTTACCATTTTAGGCACCAAAGTAAAACTGAAACATAAAGGGAATCAGGGCGGAACCATTGTAGTGGATTATTATTCGAATAGCGACTTAGAAAGAATTCTGGACCTGTTTCGTTCTATAGATTAG
- a CDS encoding M23 family metallopeptidase yields MKPSKYTFMVIPDGEGKQRTTTFSSGITKVIFWTLLMGTVGSAIALIYSIPRARDYQNLSERYEKILGEREAILTLAKDLDKIRQMENVVRQGLGLEVNSVLGDSVTMEDIVWIKMESPHMPKVLPIKGLVTQGLYIDSRKKEKNHYGIDIAVKKGEPILAVAAGRVVFSGWSDEFGNLIILYHGDGYLTFYGHNSANLVLASTRVKQGEIIAHSGNTGLSSGPHLHFEVWKDQEPVNPILFFPEYGEESLSGDKDG; encoded by the coding sequence GTGAAGCCTTCTAAATATACATTTATGGTAATTCCCGATGGCGAAGGGAAACAAAGAACGACAACTTTTTCCAGTGGGATAACTAAAGTCATCTTCTGGACTTTGTTAATGGGCACTGTTGGGTCTGCCATTGCATTGATTTATTCTATTCCACGTGCTCGAGATTACCAAAACCTGTCCGAGCGTTACGAAAAAATACTTGGAGAGCGGGAAGCAATCCTAACCCTTGCGAAAGATTTAGACAAAATTCGCCAAATGGAAAATGTTGTTCGCCAAGGGCTTGGTTTAGAAGTCAATTCAGTTTTGGGGGATTCTGTTACCATGGAAGATATAGTATGGATCAAAATGGAATCTCCTCATATGCCAAAGGTCTTACCGATCAAAGGACTGGTTACCCAAGGATTATATATAGACTCAAGAAAAAAGGAAAAAAATCATTACGGCATTGATATAGCCGTAAAAAAAGGTGAACCTATTTTAGCGGTTGCTGCCGGTCGGGTGGTGTTTTCCGGTTGGTCCGATGAGTTTGGAAATCTTATTATTTTGTATCATGGAGATGGATATTTGACTTTTTACGGTCATAACAGTGCAAATTTGGTTCTGGCAAGCACACGTGTGAAACAGGGAGAAATCATTGCTCATTCGGGTAACACAGGTCTATCTTCCGGTCCACATTTACATTTTGAGGTATGGAAAGACCAAGAACCGGTGAACCCGATTTTGTTTTTTCCTGAATACGGGGAAGAATCCCTAAGCGGAGATAAAGATGGCTAA
- a CDS encoding polymer-forming cytoskeletal protein, producing MAKDKMKNIDTMIGADATVEGTLRLQGGIVIYGKVNGNIETDGPCRIAKGGSVVGEIRASEAHIGGRVEGNVIAEGRAVLGNGAELIGDLVYSSLVIEEGAQFEGRCGILRENDSVQPTQEETAPEFPSAEHEE from the coding sequence ATGGCTAAAGATAAAATGAAAAATATAGATACCATGATTGGTGCCGATGCTACGGTGGAAGGTACATTGCGTCTGCAGGGCGGGATCGTGATATATGGAAAAGTAAACGGAAATATCGAAACAGATGGTCCCTGCCGCATTGCAAAAGGGGGAAGCGTTGTTGGCGAAATTCGTGCAAGTGAGGCTCACATCGGAGGAAGAGTGGAAGGTAATGTGATTGCAGAAGGTCGTGCTGTCTTGGGTAACGGCGCAGAATTAATTGGTGATTTGGTTTATTCTAGTCTTGTCATTGAAGAAGGCGCCCAATTTGAAGGCCGTTGTGGAATTCTGCGCGAAAATGACTCTGTTCAGCCAACCCAAGAAGAAACTGCTCCGGAATTTCCTTCAGCAGAACACGAAGAATGA
- a CDS encoding AtpZ/AtpI family protein, protein MTEKPSRNFSRGLSAFQKYVSESGPAAGASYTLLGSVLFFMLLGYFIDSKYDSEPAGVLIGLSIGLIAGFYHLAKTIWGDKS, encoded by the coding sequence ATGACCGAAAAACCCTCGCGTAATTTTTCTCGGGGACTCTCCGCATTTCAAAAATATGTTTCTGAATCAGGCCCGGCAGCCGGTGCATCTTACACGTTATTGGGGTCGGTATTATTCTTCATGCTTTTAGGTTATTTTATTGATTCTAAATATGACTCCGAACCAGCTGGTGTATTAATTGGATTAAGCATTGGGTTAATCGCAGGTTTTTACCATCTTGCTAAAACCATTTGGGGTGATAAATCTTGA